In the Ruminococcus sp. OA3 genome, one interval contains:
- the guaB gene encoding IMP dehydrogenase → MGKIIGEGITFDDVLLVPAYSEVTPNLVDLSTWLTKKVKLNIPMMSAGMDTVTEHRMAIAMARQGGIGIIHKNMSIEQQADEVDKVKRSENGVITDPFFLSPEHTLEDANNLMAKFRISGVPITEGRKLVGIITNRDLKFEEDFSKKIKESMTSDGLITALEGITLDEAKRILAKARKEKLPIVDKDFNLKGLITIKDIEKQIKYPLSAKDEQGRLLCGAAVGITSNFMERVDALVNARVDVIVIDSAHGHSANILKTVREIKEKYPELQVIAGNVATEEATRDLIKAGVDGVKVGIGPGSICTTRVVAGIGVPQITAVMDCYKAASEFGIPIIADGGIKYSGDITKAIAAGANVCMMGSIFAGCDESPGEFELYQGRKYKVYRGMGSIAAMENGSKDRYFQTDAKKLVPEGVEGRVAYKGHVEDTVFQLIGGLRSGMGYCGAPTIQAMIETGKFIKISAASLKESHPHDIHITKEAPNYSVDE, encoded by the coding sequence ATGGGAAAGATTATTGGGGAAGGAATTACTTTTGATGATGTGCTGCTGGTGCCTGCATATTCAGAAGTGACTCCCAATCTGGTAGATTTATCAACCTGGCTGACAAAAAAAGTAAAGCTGAATATTCCGATGATGAGTGCGGGGATGGACACCGTTACGGAGCATCGTATGGCGATCGCGATGGCGAGACAGGGCGGTATTGGGATTATTCATAAAAACATGTCCATAGAACAGCAGGCAGATGAGGTAGACAAAGTAAAACGTTCTGAGAACGGAGTAATCACAGACCCATTTTTCCTTTCACCCGAACATACACTGGAGGACGCTAACAATCTGATGGCAAAATTCAGAATTTCCGGCGTTCCAATAACAGAGGGCCGCAAACTAGTAGGAATTATAACAAACCGGGATCTGAAATTTGAGGAGGATTTTTCAAAGAAGATCAAAGAATCCATGACATCTGACGGACTGATCACAGCTTTGGAGGGTATTACTCTGGATGAGGCCAAAAGAATCCTTGCCAAAGCGAGAAAAGAAAAGCTTCCGATCGTAGACAAAGATTTTAATCTGAAAGGTCTTATTACGATCAAAGATATCGAGAAGCAGATTAAATATCCGCTGTCGGCAAAAGATGAGCAGGGACGCCTTCTCTGCGGGGCGGCTGTCGGAATCACTTCCAATTTCATGGAGCGTGTGGATGCACTCGTGAATGCCAGAGTTGATGTTATCGTAATTGATTCTGCACATGGGCATTCTGCAAATATTTTGAAGACAGTGCGTGAAATCAAGGAAAAATATCCGGAACTTCAGGTAATTGCCGGAAATGTAGCTACGGAAGAGGCGACAAGAGATTTGATCAAAGCCGGCGTTGATGGTGTCAAGGTGGGAATCGGACCCGGATCCATCTGTACGACTCGTGTGGTGGCGGGAATCGGTGTGCCTCAGATCACAGCTGTTATGGATTGTTATAAAGCTGCTTCTGAGTTCGGGATTCCGATCATCGCTGATGGAGGTATCAAATACTCAGGGGATATTACGAAAGCGATTGCGGCAGGTGCGAACGTTTGCATGATGGGAAGCATTTTTGCAGGATGTGATGAAAGCCCTGGAGAATTTGAACTCTATCAGGGAAGAAAATATAAGGTATATCGTGGTATGGGATCTATAGCAGCCATGGAAAATGGAAGTAAGGACCGTTACTTTCAGACAGACGCAAAGAAACTGGTACCGGAAGGCGTCGAGGGACGGGTTGCCTATAAGGGTCATGTGGAAGATACCGTGTTCCAGCTGATCGGCGGACTGCGCTCCGGTATGGGGTACTGTGGAGCTCCGACGATCCAGGCAATGATCGAGACAGGTAAATTTATTAAGATTTCAGCAGCTTCATTGAAAGAATCTCATCCGCATGATATTCATATTACAAAAGAGGCTCCGAACTACAGTGTAGATGAATAA
- a CDS encoding peptidoglycan recognition family protein gives MSKGRGYTNQGRRMTRQQRIRQRNRAILLLILSALAVIIVVMAGYRLLFSKKGEAQGASADILSEEDWEGAPPLDVQLLTVNEYSRPGIPLEKVKGIVVHYTANPGSTAQANRNYFEGLKDEHTTKVSSHFVIGLDGEIIQCIPSTEISYASNDRNGDTLSIECCHPDETGKFTDETYSSLVKLTAWLCNRFDVPMDEVIRHYDVTGKDCPKYFVENEDAWKQFRKDVEESRKNESV, from the coding sequence ATGAGCAAAGGACGAGGGTATACGAACCAGGGGCGGAGAATGACGAGACAACAGAGAATACGGCAGAGGAACAGAGCGATCTTACTGTTGATACTTTCAGCTCTGGCGGTCATTATTGTGGTTATGGCCGGTTATCGGCTGTTATTTTCAAAGAAAGGTGAGGCGCAGGGCGCATCAGCGGATATACTGAGTGAGGAAGACTGGGAAGGAGCGCCTCCTCTGGATGTGCAGCTTCTCACGGTCAATGAATATTCGAGACCCGGAATACCGCTTGAGAAGGTGAAGGGGATCGTTGTTCATTATACTGCAAATCCCGGCAGTACGGCACAGGCGAACCGTAATTACTTTGAGGGCCTGAAAGATGAACATACGACAAAGGTCAGCAGTCATTTCGTCATAGGCCTGGATGGGGAGATCATCCAGTGCATTCCCAGTACGGAGATCTCCTATGCATCAAATGACCGCAATGGTGACACACTGTCTATCGAGTGCTGTCATCCTGACGAGACCGGAAAATTTACGGATGAAACCTACAGTTCTCTGGTTAAACTTACAGCCTGGCTGTGCAACCGTTTTGATGTTCCGATGGATGAAGTCATTCGTCACTATGATGTGACGGGAAAGGACTGTCCAAAATACTTTGTTGAGAATGAAGACGCGTGGAAACAATTCCGGAAAGATGTGGAGGAGAGCAGGAAGAATGAATCTGTTTAA
- a CDS encoding secondary thiamine-phosphate synthase enzyme YjbQ, with protein MNLFKHEINVASPQTMVKITKYVREDLKKSGIASGIAVIFCPHTTAGITINENADPDVQRDLLYGYEKVFPSQDGNYRHFEGNSHAHMKSSAMGASATVIVEEGKLILGTWQDLYFCEYDGPRYRKFYVKIVEG; from the coding sequence ATGAATCTGTTTAAACATGAAATTAACGTGGCTTCACCGCAGACGATGGTGAAGATCACAAAATATGTGCGTGAGGACCTGAAAAAATCGGGAATCGCATCGGGGATCGCAGTGATTTTTTGTCCGCATACGACCGCGGGAATTACGATCAATGAGAATGCAGATCCAGATGTTCAGCGTGATCTGCTGTATGGGTATGAAAAGGTATTTCCGAGCCAGGATGGAAATTACCGTCATTTTGAAGGAAACAGCCATGCTCATATGAAATCATCTGCAATGGGAGCGTCTGCCACGGTCATTGTGGAAGAAGGAAAACTGATACTCGGAACATGGCAGGATCTCTATTTCTGTGAGTATGATGGTCCCAGATACCGCAAATTCTATGTGAAAATTGTAGAGGGTTAA
- a CDS encoding phosphoribosylaminoimidazolecarboxamide formyltransferase: MKELELKYGCNPNQKPSKIYMADGSELPITVLNGKPGYINFLDAFNGWQLVKELKEATGLPAATSFKHVSPAGAAVGLPLDDTMAAIYWVENKEELTPLACAYARARGADRMSSFGDFIALSDTCDKETAGLIRHEVSDGVIAPGYTDEALSILKEKKKGNYNIIQIDTGYCPAPLEHKEVYGITFEQGRQELPIDDALLSNIVTENKEIPKEALRDMKIALITLKYTQSNSVCYVKGGQAIGIGAGQQSRVHCTRLAGQKADNWLLRQSPNVLNLQFVDTISRPERDNAIDVYIGDEYRDVLADGTWEKIFKVKPEVFTREEKRAWLDQMNGVTLGSDAFFPFADNIERAKKSGVKYVAQPGGSVRDDLVIECCNKYQMVMAFTGIRLFHH; this comes from the coding sequence ATGAAAGAATTAGAATTAAAATATGGATGCAACCCGAATCAGAAACCGTCTAAGATCTATATGGCAGACGGTTCCGAGCTTCCGATCACCGTACTGAACGGCAAACCGGGATATATCAACTTCCTGGATGCGTTTAATGGCTGGCAGCTGGTCAAAGAGCTGAAGGAGGCGACAGGACTTCCGGCAGCGACTTCTTTTAAACATGTATCACCGGCAGGTGCAGCGGTTGGTCTTCCGCTGGATGATACGATGGCAGCAATTTACTGGGTAGAAAACAAAGAGGAGCTGACACCGCTTGCCTGTGCGTATGCGAGAGCCAGAGGTGCGGACAGAATGTCCTCTTTCGGTGATTTTATCGCGTTGTCAGACACCTGTGACAAAGAAACTGCGGGACTGATCCGTCATGAAGTTTCCGACGGTGTGATCGCACCCGGATATACGGATGAGGCACTTTCCATCCTGAAAGAAAAGAAAAAAGGAAATTACAATATTATCCAGATTGACACAGGTTACTGCCCGGCTCCGCTGGAACATAAAGAAGTATACGGCATTACATTTGAGCAGGGACGTCAGGAACTTCCGATCGATGATGCACTTCTCTCCAACATTGTAACAGAAAACAAAGAGATACCAAAAGAGGCGCTGAGAGATATGAAGATTGCGCTGATTACGCTCAAATATACACAGTCTAACTCCGTGTGTTACGTAAAAGGCGGCCAGGCGATTGGAATCGGTGCGGGACAGCAGTCACGCGTGCACTGCACACGACTCGCTGGACAGAAGGCGGACAACTGGCTGCTTCGTCAGAGCCCGAATGTTTTGAACCTTCAGTTTGTAGATACGATCAGCCGCCCGGAACGCGACAATGCGATCGATGTCTATATTGGCGATGAATATAGGGATGTACTGGCAGACGGCACATGGGAAAAGATCTTCAAAGTAAAACCCGAGGTATTTACACGTGAAGAGAAGCGTGCATGGCTGGATCAGATGAACGGTGTAACACTCGGGTCAGATGCGTTCTTCCCGTTTGCAGATAATATCGAACGTGCGAAAAAGAGCGGGGTAAAATATGTGGCACAGCCGGGAGGCTCTGTGAGAGACGATCTGGTGATCGAGTGCTGCAATAAATATCAGATGGTGATGGCATTTACCGGAATCCGTTTATTCCATCATTAA
- the groL gene encoding chaperonin GroEL (60 kDa chaperone family; promotes refolding of misfolded polypeptides especially under stressful conditions; forms two stacked rings of heptamers to form a barrel-shaped 14mer; ends can be capped by GroES; misfolded proteins enter the barrel where they are refolded when GroES binds) translates to MAKAIKFGAEARAALESGVNQLANTVRVTLGPKGRNVVLDKSYGNPLITNDGVTIAKEIELEDGFENMGAQLIREVASKTNDVAGDGTTTATVLAQAMINEGIKNLAAGANPIVLRKGMKKATDKAVEVIAAMGKKVDGKKQIARVAAVSSGDDQVGELVSDAMEKVSNDGVITIEESKTMQTELDLVEGMQFDRGYLSAYMSTDMDKMEAVLDNPYILITDKKISNIQDLLPILEQIVKSGNKLLIIAEDVEGEALTTLIVNKLRGTFAVAAVKAPGYGDRRKAMLEDIAILTGGKVISEEVGLDLKEITMDDLGQAKSVKVKKESTIIVDGAGDKDAIKARVNQIKGEIETTTSSFDKEKLQERLAKLAGGVAVIRVGAATETEMKEAKLRMEDALAATRAAVEEGIIAGGGSAYVHATAEVTKLAEELDGDEKTGAMIIVKALTSPLYHIAANAGLDGSVIVNKVKEAEAGIGFDAYNEEYVDMVKAGILDPVKVTRSALQNATSVAATLLTTESVVSIIKEDVPPMPAGGGQGMGMM, encoded by the coding sequence ATGGCAAAAGCAATTAAATTTGGAGCAGAAGCGAGAGCAGCACTGGAAAGTGGCGTTAATCAGTTAGCAAATACAGTAAGGGTGACACTGGGACCGAAAGGTAGAAACGTAGTACTTGATAAATCCTATGGCAATCCGCTTATCACAAACGATGGTGTTACGATCGCTAAAGAAATCGAACTGGAAGACGGCTTTGAAAACATGGGCGCACAGCTCATCCGCGAAGTTGCATCTAAAACAAATGATGTAGCAGGTGATGGTACAACTACAGCAACTGTACTTGCACAGGCAATGATCAACGAAGGAATCAAAAACCTGGCAGCAGGCGCAAACCCGATCGTTCTGAGAAAGGGTATGAAAAAAGCAACAGATAAGGCGGTGGAAGTGATCGCTGCCATGGGCAAAAAAGTTGACGGTAAAAAACAGATCGCAAGAGTAGCGGCTGTTTCTTCCGGGGATGACCAGGTTGGAGAGCTTGTTTCTGATGCAATGGAAAAAGTATCAAACGACGGTGTTATCACGATTGAAGAATCCAAAACCATGCAGACGGAACTGGATCTGGTTGAAGGAATGCAGTTTGACAGAGGTTACCTGTCCGCATATATGTCAACAGATATGGATAAGATGGAAGCTGTACTGGATAATCCATACATCCTGATCACAGACAAGAAAATCTCCAACATTCAGGACCTGCTCCCGATTCTGGAACAGATCGTTAAATCCGGAAACAAACTGCTGATTATCGCAGAAGACGTGGAAGGCGAAGCACTGACAACTCTGATTGTTAATAAACTGAGAGGCACTTTCGCAGTAGCTGCAGTGAAGGCTCCGGGTTACGGTGACAGAAGAAAAGCAATGCTCGAAGACATTGCAATTCTGACAGGCGGAAAAGTGATCTCTGAAGAAGTCGGACTGGATCTGAAGGAAATCACTATGGATGATCTGGGACAGGCAAAATCCGTTAAAGTTAAAAAAGAGAGCACCATCATCGTTGACGGCGCAGGCGATAAAGATGCGATCAAAGCAAGAGTCAATCAGATCAAGGGCGAGATCGAGACAACGACATCTTCCTTTGACAAAGAAAAATTACAGGAACGTCTTGCGAAACTGGCAGGCGGTGTCGCAGTTATCCGCGTAGGTGCTGCCACAGAGACAGAGATGAAAGAAGCGAAACTGCGTATGGAAGATGCTCTGGCAGCTACAAGAGCAGCTGTAGAGGAAGGCATCATTGCAGGCGGCGGATCTGCTTATGTACACGCAACGGCTGAAGTTACAAAACTGGCTGAGGAGCTGGACGGAGATGAGAAAACCGGCGCTATGATCATCGTAAAAGCACTGACTTCTCCACTGTATCACATTGCAGCAAATGCGGGGCTTGACGGATCTGTCATCGTTAACAAAGTAAAAGAAGCAGAAGCAGGCATCGGATTTGACGCATACAACGAAGAATACGTGGATATGGTGAAAGCCGGAATCCTGGATCCTGTAAAAGTAACAAGAAGTGCTCTGCAGAATGCAACAAGTGTTGCTGCTACTCTGCTGACAACTGAATCTGTCGTATCTATCATTAAAGAGGATGTTCCTCCGATGCCGGCAGGCGGCGGACAGGGAATGGGTATGATGTAA
- a CDS encoding IMP cyclohydrolase, which produces MQMISLEKELKGNVYPGRGIVIGRSKDGTKAVTAYFIMGRSENSRNRIFAEEGKGIRTQAFDPSRLTDPSLIIYAPVRVLDEKTIVTNGDQTDTVYEGMEKGLTFEQSLRSREFEPDAPNYTPRISGVMHVKDGAYSYEMSILKSNNGCPDSCSRFTFSYENPAAGEGHFIHTYMCDGNPLPSFEGEPKTVEIMDDMDAFTDMLWSSLNEDNKVSLFVRYIDIATGTYETKIMNKNQ; this is translated from the coding sequence ATGCAGATGATTTCATTGGAAAAGGAATTAAAAGGAAATGTATACCCGGGCAGGGGGATTGTTATCGGAAGATCAAAAGACGGAACGAAAGCTGTCACGGCGTATTTTATCATGGGAAGAAGTGAAAACAGCAGGAACCGTATTTTTGCTGAAGAAGGAAAAGGAATCCGGACGCAGGCATTTGACCCGTCCAGACTGACAGACCCAAGTCTGATCATTTATGCACCGGTACGTGTACTGGATGAAAAGACGATCGTGACAAACGGAGACCAGACAGATACCGTTTATGAGGGAATGGAGAAGGGGCTGACGTTTGAACAGTCGCTGAGAAGCAGGGAGTTTGAACCGGATGCGCCGAACTATACACCTCGTATTTCGGGTGTGATGCATGTGAAAGACGGCGCATACAGCTATGAGATGTCTATTCTGAAAAGCAACAATGGATGTCCCGACAGCTGCAGCAGATTCACCTTTTCATATGAAAATCCGGCAGCTGGCGAAGGCCATTTTATTCACACGTACATGTGTGACGGCAATCCTCTTCCAAGTTTTGAGGGAGAGCCAAAGACTGTAGAGATCATGGATGATATGGATGCGTTTACTGACATGCTCTGGAGCAGTCTGAATGAGGATAACAAGGTGTCACTGTTTGTGCGTTATATTGATATCGCAACGGGAACGTATGAAACAAAAATCATGAACAAGAATCAGTAG
- a CDS encoding co-chaperone GroES: protein MKLVPLGDRVVLKQLVAEETTASGIVLPGQAQEKPQMAAVVAVGPGTEDVKMEVAVDDQVVFSKYAGTEVKIDGEELIIIKQQDILAVVK, encoded by the coding sequence ATGAAATTAGTACCATTAGGAGACAGAGTTGTATTAAAACAGTTAGTAGCAGAAGAGACCACAGCATCAGGAATCGTGCTGCCGGGACAGGCACAGGAAAAACCTCAGATGGCAGCTGTAGTTGCAGTAGGACCTGGAACTGAAGATGTGAAAATGGAAGTGGCTGTAGACGATCAGGTTGTATTTTCAAAATATGCTGGAACTGAAGTGAAAATCGATGGAGAAGAACTGATCATCATTAAACAGCAGGATATCCTGGCTGTAGTTAAATAA
- the topA gene encoding type I DNA topoisomerase, translated as MAKYLVIVESPAKVKTVKKFLGTNYEVAASFGHVRDLPKSQLGIDIENDYEPKYITIRGKGELLAGLRKAAKKADKVYLATDPDREGEAISWHLSKALKLEDQKMRRITFNEITKSAVKESIKHARDIDMKLVDAQQARRVLDRMVGYRISPLLWAKIKRGLSAGRVQSVALRIIGDREDEINAFIPQEYWSMDAQFQVDGAKKPLIAKFYGKEKEKIAINSREELEEIQRHLKGVSYHVAEVKKGERVKKAPLPFTTSTLQQEAAKTLNFSTQKTMRLAQQLYEGIDIKGNGTVGVISYLRTDSTRVSEEAKAMAYEYISEQYGKEYAADAGQQAQKEKSNVQDAHEAIRPTDVTRLPAMLKESLTRDQFRLYQLIWKRFTASRMTPAVYETVSVKIAGGEYYFTVAASRIKFDGFMSVYVQSDEEKEENNALVRSIGEDTKLNFEEFISQQHFTQPPAHYTEASLVKVMEELGIGRPSTYAPTITTLLGRRYLVKENKNLYMTELGEVVNNMMKEAFPSIVDVNFTANMEALLDGVEDGSIFWKTIVRNFYPDLAQAVDEAEKELEEYKIEDEVTEVICEECGRNMVIKYGPHGRFLACPGFPECRNTKPYLEKIGVKCPVCGKEVVLRKTKKGRKYYGCEDNPECEFMSWQKPSDQPCPECGGYMVEKGNKLVCHNEQCGYVTKK; from the coding sequence GTGGCAAAATATCTTGTGATTGTAGAATCACCAGCGAAAGTAAAAACAGTGAAGAAGTTCCTGGGAACGAATTATGAAGTTGCTGCTTCATTTGGACATGTAAGAGATTTACCGAAAAGTCAGCTCGGTATTGATATAGAAAATGATTACGAACCGAAATATATAACGATCAGAGGAAAAGGGGAGCTGCTGGCAGGTCTTCGCAAAGCGGCCAAAAAGGCCGACAAAGTATATCTGGCGACTGACCCTGACCGCGAAGGGGAAGCCATCTCCTGGCATCTGTCCAAGGCATTGAAGCTGGAGGACCAGAAAATGCGCAGGATTACGTTTAACGAGATCACAAAGTCAGCCGTTAAAGAATCTATCAAGCATGCGAGAGATATCGATATGAAACTTGTAGATGCACAGCAGGCAAGACGTGTGCTGGACCGTATGGTGGGTTATCGCATCAGCCCGCTGCTCTGGGCAAAGATCAAACGCGGACTTAGTGCCGGTCGTGTTCAGTCCGTTGCGCTGCGCATTATCGGGGACCGTGAGGATGAGATCAATGCATTTATCCCTCAGGAGTACTGGAGTATGGATGCCCAGTTTCAGGTCGACGGCGCAAAAAAACCGCTGATAGCCAAGTTTTATGGAAAAGAAAAGGAAAAAATTGCGATCAACTCCAGGGAAGAGCTGGAAGAGATCCAGAGACATTTAAAAGGTGTGTCGTATCATGTGGCAGAGGTAAAAAAGGGTGAACGTGTAAAAAAGGCCCCGCTGCCGTTTACCACGAGTACACTGCAGCAGGAAGCGGCAAAGACACTCAATTTCTCTACTCAGAAGACGATGAGACTTGCACAGCAGTTATATGAAGGGATCGATATCAAAGGAAACGGGACCGTCGGTGTTATCTCTTATCTGCGTACTGATTCAACAAGAGTTTCTGAGGAAGCGAAGGCAATGGCCTACGAATACATCAGTGAGCAGTATGGAAAAGAATATGCGGCGGATGCCGGGCAGCAGGCACAGAAGGAAAAGAGCAATGTGCAGGATGCGCATGAAGCCATAAGACCGACAGATGTCACAAGGCTTCCGGCTATGTTAAAAGAGTCTCTCACAAGAGACCAGTTTCGCCTGTATCAGCTGATCTGGAAACGTTTTACCGCCAGCCGGATGACGCCGGCAGTTTACGAGACGGTATCTGTAAAGATTGCAGGCGGTGAATATTATTTTACAGTTGCTGCATCCAGAATAAAATTTGATGGTTTTATGTCCGTCTATGTACAGAGTGATGAAGAAAAAGAAGAGAATAATGCACTTGTGCGCAGCATCGGTGAAGACACAAAACTGAATTTTGAAGAATTTATAAGCCAGCAACATTTTACTCAGCCTCCGGCACATTATACGGAAGCATCTCTTGTCAAGGTGATGGAGGAACTCGGTATCGGAAGACCAAGTACGTATGCACCGACGATCACGACACTGTTAGGCAGAAGATATCTGGTAAAAGAGAACAAAAATCTCTATATGACAGAACTTGGGGAAGTGGTCAACAATATGATGAAGGAAGCGTTCCCCAGTATTGTCGACGTGAACTTTACAGCTAATATGGAAGCACTTCTTGACGGTGTAGAGGATGGAAGCATCTTCTGGAAGACAATCGTCAGGAATTTCTATCCGGATCTTGCTCAGGCTGTAGACGAGGCGGAAAAGGAGCTGGAGGAATATAAGATAGAGGATGAGGTGACGGAGGTCATCTGCGAGGAGTGCGGACGCAATATGGTGATCAAATACGGTCCTCACGGAAGATTTCTGGCGTGCCCGGGATTTCCGGAATGCCGCAATACGAAGCCATATCTGGAAAAGATTGGTGTGAAATGTCCGGTTTGCGGAAAGGAAGTAGTACTGCGCAAAACGAAAAAAGGAAGAAAGTATTATGGATGTGAGGATAATCCGGAGTGTGAATTTATGTCCTGGCAGAAACCATCTGACCAGCCGTGTCCGGAATGCGGCGGTTATATGGTTGAAAAAGGCAATAAGCTGGTATGCCATAACGAACAGTGTGGCTATGTGACGAAAAAATGA
- the codY gene encoding GTP-sensing pleiotropic transcriptional regulator CodY, whose protein sequence is MSVQLLDKTRKINKLLHNNNSTKVVFNDICKVMMETLDSNILVISRKGKVLGVSLCPGVEEITELIDDSVGGYVDSLLNDRFLSVLSTKENVNLETLGFISNNVSRYQAIITPIDIAGERLGTVFMYRSNAPYDIEDIIVSEYGTTVVGLEMMRSVNEENAEEARKVQVVKSAFNTLSFSEMEAIIHIFDELDGNEGILVASKIADRVGITRSVIVNALRKFESAGVIESRSSGMKGTYIKVLNDVIFDELDELKNSKNGKHGEKTI, encoded by the coding sequence ATGAGTGTACAATTACTAGATAAAACTCGAAAAATTAATAAGCTATTACACAATAACAACTCTACTAAAGTAGTCTTTAATGATATCTGTAAGGTTATGATGGAAACCCTGGATTCCAATATTCTGGTTATCAGCCGGAAAGGAAAGGTACTGGGAGTCAGCCTTTGCCCGGGTGTGGAAGAGATTACAGAGCTGATCGATGACAGTGTGGGAGGATACGTTGATTCTCTGCTGAATGACAGATTTTTAAGTGTTCTGTCGACCAAGGAAAATGTCAATCTTGAGACACTTGGATTCATCAGCAATAACGTCAGCCGTTATCAGGCGATCATCACACCGATCGATATCGCAGGCGAACGCCTGGGAACAGTGTTTATGTACCGGAGCAATGCGCCGTATGATATTGAAGACATTATAGTGAGTGAATACGGTACTACTGTTGTAGGGTTGGAGATGATGCGTTCTGTTAACGAGGAGAACGCAGAGGAAGCCAGAAAAGTACAGGTTGTAAAGTCGGCATTTAATACACTGTCCTTTTCCGAGATGGAAGCAATTATTCATATTTTTGATGAGCTGGATGGAAATGAAGGAATTCTGGTTGCAAGCAAAATTGCCGACAGGGTCGGGATCACCCGTTCTGTCATCGTCAATGCACTTCGCAAATTCGAAAGTGCAGGTGTGATAGAATCCAGATCCAGCGGAATGAAGGGTACTTATATTAAGGTCCTGAACGATGTGATATTCGATGAGCTGGATGAACTTAAAAACAGCAAAAACGGAAAGCATGGAGAAAAAACGATATAA